GGCACGGTGGCGGCAGTCTGCGTCTATCCCCGTTTTGTCGCACTGGCGCGCCGTACGCTGGATGAGCTAGGCCTGTCGCAGGTTAAGGTGGCCACGGTGACCAACTTCCCGGCCGGTGGCGATGATATTGCCGTGGCTGTGGCCGAAACCGAGGCTGCCATTGCCGCCGGGGCGGATGAAGTAGACGTGGTGTTTCCGTATCGTGCCTTGCTGGCCGGCAAGGCCGATGTCGGTGCGGAGCTGGTGGCCGCTTGCAAGGAAGCCTGTGGCGACAAGCTGCTCAAGGTCATCATCGAAAGCGGTGAACTCAAGGACGCACGGCTGATCCGCGAGGCCAGCCTGATTGCCATCGCTGCCGGTGCCGACTTCATCAAGACCTCCACCGGCAAGGTAGCGGTGAATGCCACGCTGGATGCGGCAGGCATCATGCTGGCCGCCATCCGTTCCACGGGTGCCCGTTGTGGTTTCAAGGCAGCCGGGGGCGTGCGCACTGCCGCAGAAGCCGCCGAATACATCGATCTGGCTGAGCATCTGCTGGGCGAACCGTGGGTGACGGCGCAGCATTTCCGCTTTGGTGCCTCCAGCCTGCTGGCCAATCTGCAGGCCGAAATCGGCGGAACGGCAGCGGCAGCAGGCAGTGGCTACTGAGTACTGAGCTGCCGCCGATCCATATCATTCTGGCCGAAGCCCGTCTTCGGCCTTGTCTTTTCGGGGCCAGTTTTCAGCCCCTTTCTTGCAGGAGTGCAGCATGTTTTTGCCGCAGGAAGTGATACG
The sequence above is drawn from the Aquitalea denitrificans genome and encodes:
- the deoC gene encoding deoxyribose-phosphate aldolase; this encodes MSELTIAARRALSMMDLTTLNDDDTDDRVITLCQQAGSSAGTVAAVCVYPRFVALARRTLDELGLSQVKVATVTNFPAGGDDIAVAVAETEAAIAAGADEVDVVFPYRALLAGKADVGAELVAACKEACGDKLLKVIIESGELKDARLIREASLIAIAAGADFIKTSTGKVAVNATLDAAGIMLAAIRSTGARCGFKAAGGVRTAAEAAEYIDLAEHLLGEPWVTAQHFRFGASSLLANLQAEIGGTAAAAGSGY